A window of Polynucleobacter sp. KF022 genomic DNA:
AATACGCACCTTAATTCTTTTGAGCTCGGACTCTAATATTCCTTTTTGCTTTACCTCTTCAAGTGACTTGCGAATACTTGCCTGAGCCTGCTCTACTGTCTTACCTTTGGCCATCGTTGCACCAATTAAAAATAACTCTGGTCCGCGAGAGATCATGTCGTAACCAATGCCAACATCATTAACCACTTTTTCTTGCTTAACGAGAGTGCGATTTAGACGGGCATTGTCATAACCATCCAGAACAGCTGTTAGCAGCTCTAATGCATATGGCTCAACATCATCAAGCTTCCCAGGCTCAAGGCGGGGCACCTTCCAGGCCATAGCTAGCTGAGCATTATCTGCCGGTGCTTTTACCTGAACCTGCTTAATCCCTTTTTGAGGTGGCTCAATTTGAGGTTTGCGAACTGGCAGTTCGTGAGCAGCAGCTGCGCCGTAATATTTCTCCACCATAGCCAGAACTTGTTTTGCATGCACATCACCAGCTACCACCACGGTTGCATTATTTGGCGCGTACCAGCTGCGATACCAATCTCGTACATCTACTGGCTTCATATTTTGTAAATCATTCATCCAACCAATCACAGGGTGACGATACGGCGAACTCATGTAAGCGGTTGCCATCAGTGACTCATTAAGCAAGCTAATTGGATTATCTTCAGTACGTAAGCGACGCTCTTCCATGACAACTTGAATTTCTTTTAAAAACTCTGCGTCGTCAAAATTGAGATTGGACATACGATCAGCCTCAAGCTTGATCACGTTTTCTAGCTTTGATTTTTCAACTTGCTGAAAGTATGCAGTGTAGTCACGGGATGTAAATGCATTTTCGCGCCCGCCTACAGCCGCTACCAAGCGTGAAAACTCTCCAGACTTCACTTTATGAGTACCTTTAAACATCATGTGCTCAAGCACGTGAGCAACGCCAGTCTTACCATTCACCTCATCCATAGAGCCAGCCCGATACCAAACCATATGGGCTACCGTAGGCGCACGGTGATCTTCTCTAACAATTAAT
This region includes:
- a CDS encoding pitrilysin family protein, whose amino-acid sequence is MSNGLKLIVREDHRAPTVAHMVWYRAGSMDEVNGKTGVAHVLEHMMFKGTHKVKSGEFSRLVAAVGGRENAFTSRDYTAYFQQVEKSKLENVIKLEADRMSNLNFDDAEFLKEIQVVMEERRLRTEDNPISLLNESLMATAYMSSPYRHPVIGWMNDLQNMKPVDVRDWYRSWYAPNNATVVVAGDVHAKQVLAMVEKYYGAAAAHELPVRKPQIEPPQKGIKQVQVKAPADNAQLAMAWKVPRLEPGKLDDVEPYALELLTAVLDGYDNARLNRTLVKQEKVVNDVGIGYDMISRGPELFLIGATMAKGKTVEQAQASIRKSLEEVKQKGILESELKRIKVRILSDQIYKRDSIFGQAMEIGTTEMAGFSWKDINYMLEKMQTITPEQVQAVAKKYLIDEGLTIAVLDPQARKSADKGGKE